The genomic region AGATGCTGGCTTTGACAATATTTTCGTAGGAAATACCGGCGGCGTTCAGAATGGCACCGATGTTTTCCATCACTTTCCGCGTCTCGGCTTTGATATCCCCTTTCTGGGATTCCTCGAAGGCGATTTGCCCCGAAACGTACAGCGTGTCGTTGGCAAGAATCGCCTGACTATAGGGACCAATGGGTGCGGGGGCACTGGCGGCGTAAATAACTTTTTTATTCATTTTCACCGGGGTAGAGTAACTTTCAGATGCGTTTTGGGTGCAAAAGTCGCCGATTTTCCGGCCCGTACCAAACGCGTCGCTCCTTTTCTGTCCCGTTCATGCGTTATTCACTGCTTATTTTTGTACGTAACCCCATTGAAGGTCAGGTCAAAACCCGCCTTGCCCGCCGGATCGGTCCGGAGAAGGCGACGGACATCTACCGGCATCTGCTCACCCACACCCAGCAGGTGGTCGCCGCCCTGACCCTTCCGCTGCCGACGGAGTTACGCCGTACGGTCTGTTATGCGGATTTTGTTAATGAAAATGACCTTTGGAACGGCTTTGACAAAAAACTCCAGGCCGATGGCGACCTCGGCACCCGCATGCAGCAGGCGTTTCGGGAGGAGTTTGAGGCCGGGGCCGAGCGCGTCCTCATCATCGGCAGCGATTGCCTGGACCTGAAGGTCCGCCACGTGCAGGAAGCGTTTATGGAACTGGCCGACAACGAAGTGGTCTTCGGCCCCGCCACCGACGGCGGTTATTATCTGATGGGAATGAGCCGTTTCATTCCCGGCATTTTTGAAAACAAACCCTGGAGCCAGCCCACCCTCCTGCGCCAGACGCTGGCCGAGCTGGACACCCAGAAAGTCCAGT from Tellurirhabdus rosea harbors:
- a CDS encoding Rid family detoxifying hydrolase — encoded protein: MNKKVIYAASAPAPIGPYSQAILANDTLYVSGQIAFEESQKGDIKAETRKVMENIGAILNAAGISYENIVKASIFVKDLNHFAAINEVYGGFFSTEPPARETVQVARLPKDVNVEISVIAVQ
- a CDS encoding TIGR04282 family arsenosugar biosynthesis glycosyltransferase, producing MRYSLLIFVRNPIEGQVKTRLARRIGPEKATDIYRHLLTHTQQVVAALTLPLPTELRRTVCYADFVNENDLWNGFDKKLQADGDLGTRMQQAFREEFEAGAERVLIIGSDCLDLKVRHVQEAFMELADNEVVFGPATDGGYYLMGMSRFIPGIFENKPWSQPTLLRQTLAELDTQKVQYGLLETLSDVDEWADAKRYRLL